Proteins from one Argopecten irradians isolate NY chromosome 15, Ai_NY, whole genome shotgun sequence genomic window:
- the LOC138308943 gene encoding uncharacterized protein isoform X2, giving the protein MGVGSSLFGFLVFLLSTQHTTAIRCLSCNDVIQPRHCSRIEYCPDGDSCVTESYENRNGELLYNVGCMSSQRCSLSSSRNSSADLQRAQIVGTHVDHICTECCHGDMCNAAGCGTQGFPQQRGPICLNCPQTRNPAYCDVISICLQEEVCHVEEILEFGDVFYRTGCLRKSNHRCNLPLFNPVEIGRRSGRSNNCFFCCKDDLCNDKCYNPTPSSSASTELTSHVSATHTTVTLTTPMSTTESTSTVTSPRPCKDGWIASSEKCYFVSTEKTNWATAVTRCASFGAKLAEIETDMEGRFLNQAMPSRIDELTYIYIGYKWNDADEWVFASSNMTGNTWPPISECLSTPLVLFIPRLH; this is encoded by the exons ATGG GTGTCGGCAGTTCTCTGTTCGGTTTCCTGGTATTTCTCCTCTCCACACAAC ACACCACCGCCATTCGATGTTTGAGTTGTAATGACGTCATCCAGCCACGTCATTGTTCCAGAATCGAATACTGCCCTGATGGAGAT TCATGCGTCACGGAGTCATACGAAAACAGAAATGGCGAACTCTTGTATAATGTCGGCTGCATGTCATCTCAG AGATGTTCACTCTCCTCAAGCCGCAATAGTTCTGCTGATCTACAGCGGGCTCAAATCGTAGGGACACACGTGGACCATATTTGTACAGAGTGTTGCCATGGTGACATGTGTAACGCCGCTGGGTGTGGCACGCAAG GATTTCCACAACAAAGAGGTCCAATTTGTTTAAACTGTCCGCAAACACGAAACCCCGCTTACTGTGACGTCATATCAATTTGCCTCCAAGAGGAG GTTTGCCACGTTGAGGAAATCCTTGAGTTTGGTGACGTGTTCTATAGGACCGGCTGTCTACGGAAATCT AATCACCGATGTAATCTCCCTTTGTTTAACCCTGTGGAAATCGGCAGACGTTCTGGTCGGAGTAACAATTGTTTCTTCTGCTGTAAAGATGACCTCTGTAAcgacaaat GTTATAACCCTACACCGTCCTCGTCGGCCTCAACAGAACTGACATCACATGTTTCAGCTACTCACA CTACTGTTACCCTCACTACTCCCATGTCGACTACGGAAAGTACTTCAACGGTAACATCACCACGTCCTTGTAAAGATGGGTGGATAGCATCGTCTGAAAAGTGTTACTTTGTCTCCACCGAAAAAACTAACTGGGCTACAGCTGTT ACACGATGTGCATCTTTTGGAGCTAAACTTGCTGAGATTGAAACGGACATGGAAGGTCGATTCCTGAATCAGGCAATGCCAAGTCGTATCGATG AActgacatacatatatatcggCTACAAATGGAATGATGCAGACGAGTGGGTTTTTGCCAGCTCTAACATGACG GGAAACACATGGCCACCAATATCGGAATGTTTAAG CACACCTCTGGTTTTATTCATTCCACGCCTCCATTGA
- the LOC138308943 gene encoding uncharacterized protein isoform X1, with amino-acid sequence MGVGSSLFGFLVFLLSTQHTTAIRCLSCNDVIQPRHCSRIEYCPDGDSCVTESYENRNGELLYNVGCMSSQRCSLSSSRNSSADLQRAQIVGTHVDHICTECCHGDMCNAAGCGTQGFPQQRGPICLNCPQTRNPAYCDVISICLQEEVCHVEEILEFGDVFYRTGCLRKSNHRCNLPLFNPVEIGRRSGRSNNCFFCCKDDLCNDKCYNPTPSSSASTELTSHVSATHTTVTLTTPMSTTESTSTVTSPRPCKDGWIASSEKCYFVSTEKTNWATAVTRCASFGAKLAEIETDMEGRFLNQAMPSRIDELTYIYIGYKWNDADEWVFASSNMTVNMTLRSWAAREPGGSSLTKCGCTNRHSDFLMADCFCSGHNNYFICETERL; translated from the exons ATGG GTGTCGGCAGTTCTCTGTTCGGTTTCCTGGTATTTCTCCTCTCCACACAAC ACACCACCGCCATTCGATGTTTGAGTTGTAATGACGTCATCCAGCCACGTCATTGTTCCAGAATCGAATACTGCCCTGATGGAGAT TCATGCGTCACGGAGTCATACGAAAACAGAAATGGCGAACTCTTGTATAATGTCGGCTGCATGTCATCTCAG AGATGTTCACTCTCCTCAAGCCGCAATAGTTCTGCTGATCTACAGCGGGCTCAAATCGTAGGGACACACGTGGACCATATTTGTACAGAGTGTTGCCATGGTGACATGTGTAACGCCGCTGGGTGTGGCACGCAAG GATTTCCACAACAAAGAGGTCCAATTTGTTTAAACTGTCCGCAAACACGAAACCCCGCTTACTGTGACGTCATATCAATTTGCCTCCAAGAGGAG GTTTGCCACGTTGAGGAAATCCTTGAGTTTGGTGACGTGTTCTATAGGACCGGCTGTCTACGGAAATCT AATCACCGATGTAATCTCCCTTTGTTTAACCCTGTGGAAATCGGCAGACGTTCTGGTCGGAGTAACAATTGTTTCTTCTGCTGTAAAGATGACCTCTGTAAcgacaaat GTTATAACCCTACACCGTCCTCGTCGGCCTCAACAGAACTGACATCACATGTTTCAGCTACTCACA CTACTGTTACCCTCACTACTCCCATGTCGACTACGGAAAGTACTTCAACGGTAACATCACCACGTCCTTGTAAAGATGGGTGGATAGCATCGTCTGAAAAGTGTTACTTTGTCTCCACCGAAAAAACTAACTGGGCTACAGCTGTT ACACGATGTGCATCTTTTGGAGCTAAACTTGCTGAGATTGAAACGGACATGGAAGGTCGATTCCTGAATCAGGCAATGCCAAGTCGTATCGATG AActgacatacatatatatcggCTACAAATGGAATGATGCAGACGAGTGGGTTTTTGCCAGCTCTAACATGACGGTAAATATGACGTTGAGGTCTTGGGCTGCTAGGGAACCAGGAGGTTCGTCCTTAACAAAATGTGGATGTACCAATAGACATAGCGACTTTCTAATGGCCGATTGTTTTTGTAGTGGTCATAATAATTACTTTATTTGCGAAACTGAACGTTtataa